gaatttttatttttcgtgGATGTTGAGTTTGTGCGCTCGTAGGATTCTGGTAGGTAGTATTCTCGAACTGTAATGATAGGAAaccatctttatatataaaaatcaaattctgtgtgtctgtgtgctcgctatggaaacgtatttcccacacttcaatcatcaccaaattttggctatagctTCCTTTGATCAacaggaaggttttaggctaaaaatagtTTGGATATATAAGCAAAcggacggcggccaccgtggtgtgatggtagcgtgctccgcctaccacaccgtatgccctgggttcacaccccggtcaaagcaacatcaaaaattttagaaataagatttttcaattagaagaaaatttttctaagcggggtcgcccctcggcagtgtttggcaatttctgccatgaaaagctctcagtgaaaactcatctgccttgcagatgccgttcggagtcggcataaaacatgtaggccccgtccggccaatttgtagggaaaatcaagaggagcacgacgcaaattgaagagaagctcggcattagatctcttcggaggttatcgcgccttacatttatttttttaagcaaacggatgtcatctacacggacttcagcaaagcatttgataccgtcaaccataagttacttattcataagcttgatttactgggctttccgtttcaccttttaagtggctgaaaagctatctttctaaccggacccaaaaagtcctgttcaagtgcaatctgccggaatcgttcggagtttcctccggtgtaccccagggaagttgttgtgttgttgttgtagcgataaggttgctccctgaatgctttggcgagtgttatcgatgtaatggtcctttgccggatacagatccggtacgctccggtaccacagcaccattaaggtgctcgcccgaccatttcgggaacgatttatgtggccacattaaaccttcaggacattccctccctccccaccgccaagttccatgaggagcttggggtcgccagagcctcgtctgttagtgaaacaggattcgccgccgataggtgaggttgacaattgggtttggagaagctatatattgcgctgacaatctgaagggttgcgctacacagccccttgaatctggtattttagtcgcctcttacgacaggcatacctaccgcgggaatattctgaccccctaacccgctgggggtaacaCCAGGGAAGTCAtgtaggccctttgctctttacccttttcattaatgactttccacagacaatattatattcccatactataatgtgtgcggatgatgtaaaattttgctacacttactgtcctaccgacttgagttccttggatcttcttcaggccgacttggactcgttttAATGTtagtgcacaacaaatttactagctttaaattgctctaaatgtaagcatatggcAGTGAAGCcagtattgaaaccttatgtaatagatggtacgcctttggaacgtatatctattgcaaatgatctaggtgtcctttttgatcctaaactgaattttaacatacatatttcatctatttccaacaaagcgttgggtgtacTTCGATTTTTTAatagatgggctaaagagttcgatgatccgtacctcactaaggttctttacacatcgctggttcgtccaatactcgagtattgctcatgcgtttggtgccctgtttctcaaaagcatataaagcgtcttgagtcagctcaaaagcaattttttatattcgcatcgcgcggccttaattgggactcaagtctccaccttcctccatacagaagtagacttcttcttattaacttacccactctggaaaatcggagaatattactgggggtatttttcatccataagctcattattggaaaaattgattctgcggaccttctcagccgcttgttttttgcggttccccctagagtatccagacactacgttcctttttatttacccctttgtcgacgaaactttgctaaaaataatcctcttcttatctggtgcgcactacaatgacttgtatagctgtatcagtcttgaatgtacttttgccactatacgtaatgcaacaCTTGCCTATCTATACTAAgaaatacaagctaatttaatatgccggcatttatttcttccgtaaaaaacaGGCACGATCTCGTAAAGGATGgtggaacatttatcaacatgtatcattaagaaggaacaaggcAGTACTGTGTTgtttggaatctggtgcattccaacaacgttaaaaacatgctttttcatgagtcactgacccgaatcgtatgcattccggcagtgtaatcttatgggtcaggcatcgagcagATTGGAATCCgctgcattccaacaacacaagtcatgttacttttttatgtcatgtgatggcgtatcctcattacaatggaatccactgcattccgaaatcatgctgagcggaatctgatgcattccgccaatataagatctcggtataagatcttatttctgctcatatttcttattattatattctgaaatttaactgtaattttcaataatatatctttgtttgtaatttaacattgttgaaatctcgatatatcttaaattttaacttttgagttgtatatttatatatcttttatattatgcagtcgaccatttcaagtttgtcgtcgactttaaataataaataaataaatataaaaggggcgtggcacctcccaaacaattgaaatctttggtactgcataactctgaaggtatacatgccagaacattgaaattcagcgaggagttatatgaggtcaatccctaacaccaccaagaaaatttgaaattgtGAAAAAcgtgggcgtggcacctcccatacaaatggaatatatcatacttcaTCTCCGGATGTAGTAATGGTACGATAATGAAAATTAGTAAGGAGCTAtacgacgttaagtcctaacacctccagtaaaatgtggaatgggggaaaaaaggggcgtagcaccttccctacaaatgagatttttcacaactatggctgccttataaacttaggttattttaacacctaaagtttgactgcattgtttggctgttattccttttggacgtttagtaatctgccgtcggtaaaaaaatgtgttagcttcagtctatctacatctatatatatataaatcaaattctgtgtgtgtgttcgctatggaaacgtatttcccacacttctatcaccaccaaattttggctataggtttcCTCGATCAAGGCGAAGGTTcctcatatttcagaattaagaattttaaattaaaatttgtttggctttgcgagcaatcttagctcccaaaaatgataatGTTAACAAAaccaatgatcgcattcaaaaccaagttcctggtgaagtgacgcaatataaatcgatcgacacagttacagatgaagatcaaattgtgaattatccaattgaatttctaaactctttagaaccacctggaatgtcTGGAatggtgaagatgtgctcataccacggatcccaatgattcctacagatttgccattcaattttaagtgcttccagtttcctgtacgccttgcttttgcaattacaatcaacaaagcacaaggaaaatcgcttactgttgcaggattaaatttagccAGCTATAGTTGTTTGCTCTAGAGTTgaaacaccaaaaaatttgtttatctttgcaccgaacgaaaaaaccaaaaatattgtgcacccacttgcattacaataagatacaaaatgaaatgaaatgaaataataaaatgttttaaatgaaaatttcaccaaatatgcgtacaaaattcaattcaatttacagaacagtaaactaaattatcaacaaaaaaaaaagaaaaaataacgcaacattcattcgatctcgggcgttacaacgtacgtcTGGTAAAGCTAGTTATTCATAATTTTTGAATTACAATATCAAatgtctttttttattattttctgtaGGTAAGAATGACCCTTGAAGGAGCTGAAACTGTAAAATGGCAAATTATGTCTAAGTTTTGGCTCTTTCTTCTACATCGCCTAAGTTCGGTACGTAAGTATAAGCATTGCATATAACTGCTAAAGgtctttatgaaaaaaattcgtaGTTATTGCGCTTCGAACTGACAACAGTGATAGGGAGACAATGATCACGGTTTAACCAATATCAACCATGTCAGTCTTCCTTAAAATATCGAAGATGCACAGTTCTTGAAGGGTCGACAAGCATCAGTTGACTTCAGAACCAAACAGTTTAGACCAAAAAAGAGTATCGTCTATATTGTTTACCTGTATGTATCATAACTAACCGCACCAGCTGAAATGACTACTCGATAATGACTACAAAGTCATCAACTATctttgcgatttttttttcaccTCGCAGGCAGTTGGCCCATTAGAAATACTCATATAAGTTATCTAAGCATTTGAACCACTAGTCGTTTTTACGAGTTaatctattttattattttattcacgCAGTATACGGCGAGGTGCGGAGCTCATATTACCCCTTGATATTACTCTAAAATGGGCGAGCACTTGTAGCTCAGAGATATTGGCTGCAGGCTGATCCACCTAGGGGATGTTGAACGTAAGCTGTGTTCTTAGAATATGTCACCAGTCCTGTTGGGAGTTAAAAGCATATGGGTGAAAGTTTCTCGAATGAACCACCCGAAAATTCTTAGGCCTCCATTTTTGTTGCAAATACGctatttcgagagattttgacgCGCTTTATTCATGTGCCAAGCTATTTCTatggaaaaatttttttgctaatttatgaATAATAGAACGTTCCCGTAAAGAAGTATGTATTTACATATCTTTGCTTAGAATACATTTCAAGCATAGATGAGCCACATATATTCATCATTTGGCGCATGAAAATGAGTACAAATCCTGTCGAAAGAGTGTGTTTGCAACATAAATTGAGACATTAAAATTTTCGGATGGCCCACTTGAGAAACTTTCACCCATATTCAAAAACCAATGAAACAAACTCAAGTCATTTAAAAACTAGTCTTAACTTATTATTACAATACGCACCTCTTTCATCAGTGATGCCTCCACTACCGCAACCCAAATGTGTATGTTTATCATAATTGACCATTTCGATATCTTCACGTTGATCCTGTTCATCAGGCGGTGGGCCAGGCCGTTCTGAATATTCTCGTTCTAATTGTTGCTCTACAACAGTCGTACGATTAGTTTCATCGTTTTGATTTCGTTGTCGTCGTTTTTTTTGATCTTCGTCAACCGACATAGGGCAGCCACCTGAGCAGCCAATTTCGTTACACAAGGAAGTACTCACTGGTACATTATTTAGTTGATAGCAACACTTTTCCTCGGGATCTATAGCTACCTCTTTGTTAACGGTTATGCCTGCTCCAGATTGATGTTTACTACTCGAAGCGGCAACCGCTGAGAGCAATCCAAGTTGTGATAATTTTGGTGATTTAACAATAACTGGGCTGTCCTTGGGTAAAACAGAAGCGCCCAACCCACGAAACTGACTATGTACTGGCTGTACATGATGTGCGAGTGTTTGCGACGGATGGGTTGTAGCATGTGATAAATGTTCCATTGGGTAGCGCGTTCGACTTTTGTTAATAACGTACATATCACTCGAATGTGCACTGGGAATATGCGAATGTGAAATTGATGGTAATGATTGTTGTCGATTAGCTGCATTTTGAATATAATGCGATCCACCACCATTGGTTATAAGTGATTCGCCTCGATGTATTGGGTTTTGCGAACTAGACGAAGAAGAGGTACGACATAAACCACGTATTTTCAATATTTCACCACCACGCAAAACCTCGTTAAGTATATCGTTAGCAACTGTTGCCTCACCGCTATACATGTACTGTACTAAAATTTGAATAGCGCGATGACTTAGATCTGGCGGAAGCACTACGTAGAGCACACCATTTGGGGAAGAGATAGGCGCTGTTTCGAACATTGTTGCGAAAAActgaaaatacaaacaaaaaataaggtTGGGACTGCTTAAACACTCAGGCCGGAGCGATTTAAAGCAATTCAGTGCCAGACATCAGCCAACTGCTTTTTGAAGTCTTTGCAACGAACTGAGTCCAATTGCAGGCGGTTTCTGTTTTCCGAGATATTTTACAAAACCAGAatatacaagtaaggaagtctaagttcggatgaaaccgaacattatatacccagctgtacacttgaaatgctgttgttgtttgttttgtgtgcttaatagtgttgcaagactgcgcaataatacatatacatatggttctattctgaactaattttcgtttaaaagaagcaaaaaggatacagaggctaacaccaatcaccttgagcgggtaataatgcagttttccttcagatatggggatttccctactgtttattttaaaataaatatataacagaacaataaacataagcacacaagtgccattgtactaaaaagcgttattacaaaaaaagggcagggttattaatgaaagtttccaacttttactagaaatagcttattacctgcatctacgcacttttacaaaatcttttataacaaagaaggcgatttaaccgatttactCCATTTTTCCTGAAAATACTTCCTGTTAAACACTAAAATTttcatcgagttatggctccagaaacgttgagaaatgcattgtaagaaataggcagtgccacgcccattttttcaaaattttctcatTTCTTGCTATAACGGCACAAAATACGATTAGTACAAAACtatcgctaagatttaacttattattttcgtctacgacccttttaaagtctgcgtgatctttaaccgatctcgtccatttctagaaatatttcctgctatagggaaaatttgtgtacccaattttattatgatctgtaaatttttcttcgagttatggctcccgaaacagaaaattgcttagtcataaaaggggcggtgccatgcccatttttttaattttgaagttttccctatttattgttataaatccacttgggaaatgaaataccattgatataaagcccttttttccaatgatatagcttattttattcgtccacgacccttttaaaaatcttttttataaaagtgggagtggtccttaaccgatttcgttaatttttcttcaaagcattccctatagcaaaggcaaccttcgaattttgttacgatagctttaacgatttttgatttatgattaattatatttgtaaaattgattttatcacaagtgggcggtgccacccccatttttataagcttttatttactttcacttcgctgttgtctgtaatcaaatcttgcaagttaaatttgatacacttcccggtgtccggtTGAGCTGAagttttgcacacatgtataactccgatgacaatgcaatattactttgcaagAATTCGATGAATTAATCGATAACaaagttatcggtaaagatttgtattcacaagggaataaaagcctaaagcccccattactgatacttagcatagacttgacttgacttggcgtaaacttggcaacttagccacgattatagtccacttggcgcataaaatctggcatcataatcagcgttgaaatttatttttaaataaatgtcaatttgtatgacaaaatgtcaaaatgaaatagaaacaaacaaatggcatctcaaaacataaacgtcacttagaacttacatagaaaatctaaATTCAACAGACCtccaagtcaagttaagtgttgctaagtagCTAAGTAATCATTAAcacgcaatgttcatttaacagaactgtaagtgacagttctcaagtcaagtcaagtctatgctaagtatcagtaatggagccttaagtcctcaagaacgcaggtaacttcgctttgtttgtgtatgcaacaaacgtagaatttaggctgttatcgctaaatgttgcatactttttgttgcatacttttctgcgcacttgattttcttttacagatttttggcgatggaacagagcagagatctgcaatgtgtagttgtaaactgaacgccacataggcaaagtcacaataaaatatgattttaagttagttaacactcgaatagaagaacttgactgttcaaagttgacttcgaagaaaccttgtaatgttgatgcattaaaagaaatggctaggatgagaaacgttacaaataactaagtaaagattacataactaatttaaacaatattttaccctactaaaaattaaaaaaaattcatatttaaattaaatttaagaaaaaggcttttctaagaacaagcttctattacttgttaataaaaagaactaaaaagtaaaacataaaattaaagcgaataactttttaaaaaataaacttttattattggttaataaaattaactaaaaagtaaaaaataaattgactgtaaagaaatataacactttataagttcattgtaacctttaacgataattaggctttttcgtctccgacaaaaaaattccatattgtacataattatatatttttaacattaaaactttacacctaaattattaaatcttacagtttatatcacagtcctaattgttctaataaaagcgtgttacattgtgatagctagaaaaggaggtcctaaatgttcttaattatatcatcaaaatttaacacgctttttattacaacaattaggactgtgatataaactgtaagatttaataatttaggtgtaaagttttaatgttaaaaatatataattactagcagacccgtcagacgttgttctgccctaaatttggtctatctccatacattttaataagctttttccgtctaactctgccccccccccccccctgtccacactttttcttaatccttttattcactcatccctccgtcttttcgcttcatctctctctattttcgtctcactctatctccttctcagtatccttctctttccctcttttctcttctctaaagtttttcccattcttcttcatcccttattgccaggcaaatcgaataggacgtattgaaatagttatgtgggtattattaattcatgtctttatttcggcttcgcatgcacatttatcagttttgccaggttgatgcgactaaatcgaatatcacaatgaaaattactttaaagctctcagcaaaccctttcatttgatatccatattacacacacattctaggggtacccgcgtccacgttttctcttatatctcgagaccctagttacccgcgggtacgtaAAATACCCCGTATttaagtactcataaacagcttacattcgatacccatattgtacaaacatatcccaggattccCCAGGCCCACGTTTTGATCCCAAgactatccagaacgggataaaaattagcctatgtctgtctcctggttctaagctacccctccaccaattttcagccaaatatgttcatccgttccttcctcttcaatcactctttatctatttaaaaaagcgcatcaaaatccgtagcatagttttaaaggtttaagcattcaaagggacatgggacagcaaaagcgactgtgttttataatatgtagtgatagtgatacatgcaaaaataccaaaaaataaaacttttttgaaaaattttaaggaactgtttaatattttttaacgaaagattatttttcaatagatgtatgcattcttaaccattaatgttgcattaacaattaaccatttatgttgcataaatatgtatgtacatacctacgtCAATTTTTAtgttattggcggccaccgtggtgtgatggtagcgtgctccgcctaccacaccgtatgccctgggttgacACCctgggcaaaggaacatcaaaattttagaaataaggtttttcaattagaagaaaatttttctaagcggggtcgccactcggcagtgttttgcaagcgctccgggtgtatttctgccatgaaaagctcttagtgaaaactcatctgccttgcagatgccgttcggagtcggcataaaacatgtaggtcccgtccgaccgatttgtagggaaaatcaataggagcacgacgcaaattggaagtggaagagaagctcggccctagatctcttcggaggttatcgcgccttacatttattttttgtatacctacatatgtcaagctcatatgatatgaaaatacatatatatgtacatccatacatacctataaacctacgcccgaagttaaataacgcagcgaatgctatatatgtacgtatgtatgtgtcgcatcaagcctcactcataagcaattagcgcggacagttcacagcgaacaaacacacatacgcattttttgataaaaatgttacttttgtttaaacaatttggctgatataagaaaggaatcaagtattttttttgatgcagatcgaaggtaaatatttcaaagttttactgaaaagtagaatttttgaaatccatccatccgtttatgagttatagctgtgtaaacaaaaattttatgattttttgctacattttggaaatttgccacgcccctataatatatatcttcaaattatattaactgtaccatctcacgtagctaagctttcaaatgcaaaaaaccgttttaaaatcggagtattctgtgtgaagttatgtgcacacatagcatttagcgactttattttataagatttatacaatatggaatttttttgtcgcagacgaaaaagcctaattatcgttaaaggttacaatgaacttataaagtgttatatttctttacattttttagttaattttattgaccaataataaaagcttatttaaaaaaaaatttttttttctttaattttatttttagttttaagttttcctatttattgttataaatacacttgggaaatgaaataccattgttataaagctctttttttcaaagatatagcttattttattcgtccacgacccttttaaaaatcttttatataaaaatgggcgtggtccttaaccgatttcgttattttttccttcctttatacctgtagaaccaactgttatccaatcaaagttgtacaagtacagctgggtataaaaactaaaaactagatATCCCACGATGTCCATTCAAATACCAAAactgaacatatgtatgtacataacattTTAAGCAACAGTTAATGCTCAAGCGAATATGCTACAGTGTCTTCTTAAAAGGTGCCTAGGCGTTTATACGACTTTCTGCTGGTTTTGGACATCGAGCTGCTTGTCGTTTCTCCGCGTCAACTGTCACTTATTATCATGTAATTTTCTATGAGACACTCTTTATTTTGCTTATTTCCTGTTTAGGGGTTCCCAACTTATCCCTATACGTGCTGGGACGAGGCACGTCATACTTTCTACAATTTTTGCCAGCTTAAATATCGCCCTTATCTGCGTTTTAAGAAGACCCAGCTTTTTCCATTTTGGCGGCTTTGATTTGCTTCTGAATGAGAGCATGCCCCGTTATCATGTTCATGACACCATGACGGAGCAATGTTGATCGAAATTTAGAGCTTTCCGACAGCAGAACGATTATATACTAGAAATAATTTTTCCTACATAGGAGCTGGAGTGGTGGTACTGGAAAAATGTCCTTTCCGACCTCCCAACACATTGGATGTGCCCTTTTGTGATTCCTTCTACTGTGCTAATCGGAATTCATTGCATTCGAGAGCAAATATATTAAAACTATGCTAACTTAAGTGTTGAAGTAGGGCAAGATTGGAAACACAATCTTCCCAACTGCCCAATAAGATGACTTCAGCGAAACGAGTGTCTTTTGTAACTGCCAGCTTCTGTGCTTAAttgtaatatttaaaattgtatttgtaCAAGTTTCTGGTGCTTTTTTGGTGGTGTTGATACCATGACACCAACGCCAAAGCCGGTGTGAACTCAGTGAATTAGCGTTGCTTGCGCTATGGAGTCGAATGAT
The Eurosta solidaginis isolate ZX-2024a chromosome 5, ASM4086904v1, whole genome shotgun sequence DNA segment above includes these coding regions:
- the LOC137253518 gene encoding protein abrupt isoform X2, translated to MAAENYHLKWDSHLSYLNSSIATLYKNEKFADVVLYSSSTSSGGNGNSSDGGIPTVGISAHKFILSSCSQFFATMFETAPISSPNGVLYVVLPPDLSHRAIQILVQYMYSGEATVANDILNEVLRGGEILKIRGLCRTSSSSSSQNPIHRGESLITNGGGSHYIQNAANRQQSLPSISHSHIPSAHSSDMYVINKSRTRYPMEHLSHATTHPSQTLAHHVQPVHSQFRGLGASVLPKDSPVIVKSPKLSQLGLLSAVAASSSKHQSGAGITVNKEVAIDPEEKCCYQLNNVPVSTSLCNEIGCSGGCPMSVDEDQKKRRQRNQNDETNRTTVVEQQLEREYSERPGPPPDEQDQREDIEMVNYDKHTHLGCGSGGITDERVREYYLPESYERTNSTSTKNKNSFNQHNGTLKNISPIMNSQNFVTIKQEPDDWITSATDSLSGRPKTPLSSPKQPLDFKMPVVGTTVKLEVNTHPHSPPNELDVSAQEPGDYETHLECEKCKQSFDEPKSWVSHLESHATNTNTTATTTSIDSGTINMTCNSKSTNGISVNAATSGGDSCAKAYVPKKRRRVSQQENNAGHVTLCCDLCSISFDTPADWVRHINNEHTEIELAMFNSKKDNEQKRTNKYIVASLMQSRLS